The region CTACGCCAAGGACCTCGGCCTGAACATGCTGCGTCTCGAGGGCAAGTTCCCCGGCGAGCGGCTCGTCGAGGAGGCCGACGAACTCGGCATCCCGCTGATGGCCGGCTGGATGTGCTGCAACCAGTGGGAGAAATGGTCGCAGTGGGACGCCGAGGACAACCGCGTCGCCCGGCAGTCTCTGGCCTCCCAGATAGCCATGTTGCGTTCGCACGCTTCAGCTTTCGTGTGGGCCAACGGCAGCGACGGCAGACCGCCCCCGGCCGTGCTCGACGGCTATCACCGCATCCTGACGCAGCTGCACTGGCCGAACGCCGTCGTCGACACCGTGTCCAGCATGACCAGAGACAGTGCGGGACAACGGCTCTGGGACGGGATTCACATGGCGGGCCCCTACAGCTGGCGGCCCCCGAGCTACTGGTTCGCCGGCCGGTACGCCCCGACGCGGGGCGCGACCGCCGAACAGGGCGACAACGAACACATCCCGCCGCTGGCGAGCCTGCGCAGGTTCATCCCGCCCGACAAACTGTGGCCGATCAACGAGACCTGGTTCTTCCACGCCGGCGCCAATGCCAGCAACTCGGCACTGACCACCATCCGCAGGGCGATCGACCGCCGCTACGGGCCGTCGGCGGATGTCGAGGCGTTCACCCGCAAAGCGCAAGTGGCGCAGTATGAATCGACCCGGGCGCAGTTCGAGGCGTTCGCCGCCGGGGGCTGGGACAGCCACAAGATGACGATCTACTGGATGCTCGACAACCACTGGCCGTCGTTCTTCGGTCACCTCTTCGACTACTACCTGCGCCCCGGCGGCGCCTACTACGGCGCCAAGAAGGGCCTGCGGCCGCTGTCGGTGGTGTTCGACTCCTACGCGACCGGCAACCACGACCACGCGACCGTGGCCGTCGTCAACCAGACCCCGGCCGACCGCCGCGACCTCCAGGTGCGCGTCCGGGTGTACGACGTGCAGGGACGGCTGCGCGACGACCGGACAGCTGCCCACGTCGACGTCGCCTCCGGAGGGACCGCACCGGCGCTGACGCTGCCCCGCGTGGCGACCGACTCACCGGTGTTCTTCGTGCGGTGCGAAGTGCGCGACGGCGCGGGAACCCTCCTCGGCGACAACGTCTACTGGCAGTCGCAGCGGCGCGACGACGTGGGGGACCCGCGCAACGACCAGGCCTTCGAGTTGCGCGCGGCCAGCTGGGCCGACATGGCCGCCCTCAACACGATGGCCCGCGCGCCCCTGCAGGTCAGCGCCCGCCGCGGCCGCGACGGCGCGGTGGTCGTCCGGCTGCACAATCCCGGCCGCGGCGTCGCGTTCTTCGAACGCGCCGAGATCCTGTCGACCCCCGACGGCGACGAGATCCTTCCCGTGGAGTACTCCGACAACTACGTCACCGTCTTCGGCGGCGAGACCGTCGAGATCAGGGGTTCGGCGCTGGCGCCCGGCGTCGGCGCCGGCTGGGTCCGGGTCTCCGGCTACAACACCGCGCCGGTCGTCGTGCCGGTCCGCTGACCGGCTCCCCGCCGCACCCCGCACCGCCGGTGCGTAATGTCGGATCCCGTGGGCGCGCGGGCGGGCATCGTGGTGACGGGAACCGAGGTCTTGACCGGACGCGTGGCGGACCGCAACGGTCCCTTCCTCGCCGACCGCCTGCTAGAGCTCGGGGTGGAGCTGGGCCATATCACCCTGTGCGGCGACCGGCCCGCCGACATCGAGGCGCAGTTGCGGTTCCTGGCGGGCCAGGGTGTCGATCTCATCATCACCAGCGGCGGCCTGGGTCCCACCGCCGACGACATGACCGTCGAGACCGTCGCGCGGTTCTGCGGTCGCGACCTGGTCCTCGACGCCGGACTGGAGACCACGATCGGCGACATCGTGACCGGGCTGATGGCACGCTTCCCCGAGGTGGACCGAGAGGCGGTGATCGCCGCCAACCGCAAACAGGCGCTGGTGCCGGCGGGTGCGGTCATCCTCGACCCGGTGGGCACCGCGCCCGGGGTGATCGTGCCGGGAACACCCACCGTCGTCGTGCTGCCGGGCCCCCCGCGCGAACTGCAGCCGATGTGGAACGCGGCGATCGCGACCGACGCGGTGCAGGCCGCGATCGCGGGCCGCACCCGCTACGAGCAGCAGACGGTGCGGATGTTCGGTCTGCCCGAGTCTGGTCTGGCCGACACGTTGCGCGACGCCGAGCGCAGCGTCGCCGGCTTCGACCGCCTGGAGATCACGACGTGTCTGCGCCGCGGCGAGCTGGAGATCGTGACGCGCTACGAACCCCAGGACGCGGCGATCTACTCCGAACTGGTCGCGGTCCTGCGCGACCGGCACCCGCGGGAGATCTTCTCCGAGGACGGCTCGCTGGTCGACGATCAGGTCGCCGCTCTGCTGGCCGGCCGGCGGATCGCGACCGCCGAGTCGTGCACGGCGGGGCTGCTCGCCGCGCGGCTAACCGAGCGGTCCGGCTCGTCGGCGTATGTCGCCGGCGGTGTGGTGGCGTACGCGAACGCGGCGAAGACCGAACTGCTCGGCGTGGACGCCGCGCTGATCGAACAGCACGGCGCGGTGTCGGAGCCCGTCGCCGAATCGATGGCGGCCAGCGCGCTGCGGCGCTTCGGCGCCGACACCGCGGTCGCCATCACAGGGGTCGCGGGACCGTCCGGAGGATCGGAGGCCAAACCGGTGGGCACGGTGTGCTTCGCGGTGGCGCTGGCCGACGGTGCGTCGGTCACCAGAACCACCCAACTGCCCGGCAACAGGTCAGACGTGCGCGAGCGCTCCACGACGGTGGCCATGCATCTGCTGCGACGCGCCCTGGGCGGCGAACGCTAGAGTGACCGCCAATGGATCCGACCCCGGGAGAATCACCCATGGCTGACACCGACGAGCGGCAGGCTTTCTCCACGCTCGCCGAAGAGACCGGTTGGTCGCGGCGCGTCGCGGAGCGCAACGACTACTTCGACAAGGGCGACGTCCGGGTGCACGTCGTGTGGAGCGGCGACACCACGATGAGCGGCGGAACGCTCTACCACGACGACATCCTGGCGTCGTTCAGCAGGGAGCTGCCGACGGTGCAGGGCTGGCTGCGGCGCTGAGCCGGAGCTCAACGCTTGTCGTGGGTGTCCCAGAGTTCGGTCATCGCGGTCATGATCGACTCGGCCTCGCCGAGCCCGCCGAGATGACTCTCGCCGGCCAGCGTGTACAGCTCGGCGTCGGGGAGCATGCCGACGACGTGCCTGCCGTGCGCGAACGGCACGATGTGATCCTTGTCGCCGTGCCACCACCGCACCGGGACCTTGACCTCGTCGAGGCGGAAACCCCAGTCGCGGGCGAACACCACGACGTCGGCGAAGGGGGCCGCGAGTTGCTTGCGGCTGCCGTTGAGTAGGTCGTCGAGGAACATCGCCTTGAACTCCGGCCGCACCAGCAGCCGGCGGTCACCGACCGGCGAGATGCTCGCGTACAGATACAGCGCCGGCTCGGCCACCGGCTTGATCAGCCGGATCAGCCCGGCGGCCACCATGCTGAGCGGGCTGCCGACGTGCTCGAGCACCGGGGCCACCGGGACGCCGACCTTGCCCATGATGCCGCCGCCGATCGCGTCGGCCCCCCGCGTGGGGGCGACGCCGCCGAGCACTCCGACGGCCACCACCCGGTCGGGCATCGCCGCGGCGCAGCCGAGCGTGTAGGGGCCGCCGCCGGAGAGCCCGATGACCTCCATCTTGTCGATGCCGAGCGTGTCGGCGATCGTCCGCAGATCGTGGGCGAAGTCGATGACCTTCTCGTACTCGTGCGGGGTCGAGGACCCGATGCCGGGGCGGTCCACACCGATCAACCGGATGCGGTTCTTCTCGGCGTAGAGCCGTGCCTCCACCGGGATCTGCCTGCGGGCGCCCGGTGTGCCGTGCAGCCAGAAGATGGCCCGCCCCTGCGGATCACCAAACTCGGCGAACCCGAGCTGACGATCGGAGCCGACGAGGACGTTGCCTTCGAGCTTGGGACGTGCGATCTCCACTGCCATACGTGACAGTGTTCCATGGAACTGTCAAGGCTCTGTCAACCACCGATCCGGGCCGGTCACCGCGCTGCGCGGAAAAGATACGAGCCGACCGTGGTGAGCCGGTCGCCGGTGCCCTCGTCGTGCATCATCACCCGCACGGCGACGGTGTCCGGCGAGCCCGGGATCACCTCGGTGTCGACCCGGAACGGGCCGGCCTTGCCCCGCGCGAGGAACATCACGTGCGACGACACGCCGTGCAGCCCGGTGGTCCCGGTCAGCTCGGCGGCCCGGTGCCTGGCCGCGGCCTCGAGGACGACGAACTGGGGTCCGATGTGCAGCGCGGCGTCCGGCGAGGCGACGTCGGCGGACAGTTCGGGCAGGGCCCAGCGGCCGTCGGGGCGCCTGCGCGCACCGAACACCTCCCACAGCGGCGGCAGGTCGGGGGAGTCGACGACCTCGAGCGGGTTGGCCTCCATGCGGGTCAGTCCCTCCGGCGGCGTGCCGATGCTGATGCCCTGGCCCTCGGTGAGCGCCAGCACTCTGGCGGGGCGGTCGGCGTCGACGATCTTCGAGCGGCTGTACCCCATCTGCCGGCCCCGCTTGAGTTCCTCGGAGAGGATCGCGATACGGGCGACCCCGACTCCGGGATCGAGGATCTGGCAGGAGTGGATCACCGGGTTGGGCACCGCTTCCAGGTCGGACATGTGGCCGCCCTCCGGGGAGGCGATACCGAGCACTGCGAGGAGCAGGCCACCGGCGCCGTCGCGCATGTCGCGACGGAGGGTCACGGTGTTGTCTTCGGGTCCGAGGTCCATCTGCGCGTAGCTGCGGCCGATGTAGCGATAACTGAGCAGTCCGCCCCAGCGTCTGCGCAGTTCGGCGGCGTACTCCTCGGGCGAACCGGTCAGCTCCCGGATGTCCCGCAGCATGTGCCCCCCTCGGTCGTCAGCCGCCGACCCAGGCCGGCGGCCGGCGGCCCGCCCACGGTATCGCCGATTCCAGCGCGGCGGCGAGCTTCAGCAGGACGGTCTCCCCGGGGGCCATGAGCTGGACACCGACCGGCAGCCCGTCGTCTGTCGTGCCCAGCGGTAGCGAGACGGCGGCCCAGCCCGTGACGTTGGCCAGGGAGGTCCACCCCGTGGTGGCGAACTCGACGTCGAAAAAGGCCCGGGTGGTGCCCCGCGGTTGGTCGAGCAGTCCGTAGGGCGGCGGACCGGTGAGCAGTGTGGGCACCAGGAGCACGTCGTGGCCGGTCATCTGCGCGGCGAAACGCCGCGTCTGGGCGTGGACCGTGGCGATGGCGTCGGCGTACTGGGCTCCGGTGGTCGTGAAGCCCTCGCGCACCATCACCCAGGTGCTGGGCTCGAACTCGTCTTCGCGCGGCTCGCGGCCCAGGTGACGCCGCGCGAGGTCGTGCAGTCCGACGTTGCTCACGGTGTGCAGCACCGCGATGGCGTCGGCCACGGCGCCGGCGTCGATCGCGGGCGACCCCGGTTCGACGGTGTGCCCGAGGCTCTCGAGCGCGGCTCCGGCGGCTTCGACGGCCGCGACGACGGCGGGCGCGGTCGCGGGCCCGGGGAACGGTGAACCGGTGGCCATCAGAATGCGCTGCGGTGTCGCCGGGGTGGCGATGGCGTCGAGGAACGGCTGGTCCGGCAGCGGCGCCGAGTACGGATCGCCGACGCCGGCGCCCGTGACCGCGTCGAGGAGAGCGGCACTGTCGCGGACGGTGCGGGTCAGCGCGTGCTCGTTGACCAGCCCCTCCAGTCCGTGCCCGGCAGCCGGGGCAAACGAGGTGCGCGCGCGTCGCGGCTTGAGCCCGACCAGCCCGCAGCAGGAGGCCGGGACCCTGATCGAGCCGGTGCCGTCGCCCCCCGAGGCGGCGGGCACGATTCCCGCCGCGACGGCCGCGGCCGAGCCGCCGCTCGAACCGCCGGGGGTGACCGACGGCGACCACGGGTTCGCGGTGGGGCCGAACAGCGACGGCTCCGTCGTGCAGTGGTTGCCCCACTCGGGGGTGTTGGTCTTGCCGAAGAGCACCAGGCCCGCGCCGAGGTAGCGCTCGACGATCCAGGCCGACTCCTCGGCCACGTGCGTGCGCAGCGCGCGTGATCCCATCGCTTCGGGCGCTCCGGCCAGCGAGGCTCCGAGGTCCTTGAGCAGGAACGGCACCCCGGCCAACGGGCCGGCCGTGCCGTTGCGCAGCACGCCGGAGGCATCGAGCGCGGCGGCTTGTGCGCCGGCCCGGTCGAAGAGGTCGGTGATCACCGCATTGAGGTCCCTGGCCGCCTCCAGCCGCACGATCGCGGCCTCGAGCAACTCCTGCGCGGACACCTGACCCGAGGCGGCCATCGCCGCCTGGCCGACAGCATCGGTGCCGGCGAGTTCGAACGCCGTTGATGAATCCATGTGCCGGATCATCCTTGGCGCAGACCGGGGCGGCAACTCGCCGATCCCGGTTCAGGTGACGGCCGGCCGAGTACCCCGCAGCCCCGAGAACCAGCGAGAGCGCGCACAGCGCGAAGGTGCCCAGCGCGAACGGCCAGGCACGTCGGCGCCGCAGCAGCTGCACGATCGTGACGGCGAGCCCGGCCACTGCGATGGCGGCCGCTGCGAGCAGTGCGGTCAGCACGGCGTCGACCGCGCCCTGGGCGCTGCACGTCTCGGGCGGGCAGTGGTCGAGGAAGGCCAGCGAGAACAGGCCGATGAACGCCGCGCCCACGCCGAGCAGGACGGTCAGCACCAGCGCGGCGATCGAGACGGCGACGTCGGCGCCTGATCGCGGCCGCGGCGCAGGCGGTGGGTGTCCGGGCTGTCCCATGGCCGTCAGTCCTGAGCGGACCGTGGGGGAGGTGTCGCCGCGTCGCGTGTGGTGCGCACCATCGACTCGGTGATCGCGAGCGCGATCATGATGTCGGCGAACGTGATGAACAGTCCCCACCAGTACATCCACCGGATGGTCACATCCGGTTGCGCGGCGAAATAGACAGCGAGGAAGATCGGCCCGACTATCCCGAAAACGAAGATCATCAGCTGAACCCGCAGGTACAGCTTCAGGGTGGGCATGAGCCGGAAGTCTCCTGGGTCCTCACCTGAACGTCAACGGAGGACGAGACCCCCGACGGGCGGAAATTGCTGAGACGATCTAACCTTGGCGAGAGCGTCAATACCCGAGACAGGAGAGAGACATGCGCCGGATCCCGCAAGCGGGGTGTGCTGCGGCGACCGTGGTGGCCGCCACGGTCTCGGCCCTGACGAGCGCGGGGGCGGCGTCTGCCGAAGCTCCGACGGCGATGCCGTTCGCCCAGAAACTGCGCCGCTGCGACTTCAGCCAGTACCAGTACGTCGGCGGCAGCGGCTACGCCCGCCCGTCGGGACAACTGCGCCGGGAGGGCAGCGACGTCGTCGCCGATGTCCAACTGGCCACAGGACTCCCGAACACTCCCTATGACGTGCGGGTGATCCAGATGCCGCGCGCCTCTGCGCAGCCCTGCAACGCCGGCGATCCCGGGGTGGCGCACGCCGTTCTGTTCACCGACGGTGTCGGCGGCGGCGCCGTGGCACTGCGCGGCGCCATCATGCCGGGCGCCACGGGTGCGTGGATCTCCGTCACCCGGCCGGGCACGCGCTCCCAGCAGCCGGACGAGTTCTACACCACCGACCTGATCGCCGCGCTGTAACGGGCTGCAGCGCAGCTCGATTCGACCGTCACGCCGGTACGACGACGGTGAGGTGGTCACCTCGCCGCTCCACCCGCATACCGGCGCGCCTGGCCACGGCGGCCACTGCGCCGGCATCGGTGGGCTCCGAGCGGGTGCTCGCCAACGCACGGGCCAGCCGACCCTTGTGCGCCTTGTTGAAATGGCTGACGACGGTGCGCCTGCCGTCGGCGTGTTCGGCGATCACCTCCGCGGTGACCGCGCCCGCCATCTTGCCCAGAGCCGCATACGAGCCTGACCTCAGATCCACCACGAGCTCGCGGGCGGCCAGCTCGGTCAACACCGGTTCGAGCGCCGGACGCCAGCGGGCGGCGAGTGTGGGCCGCTGCGGCAGGCGCGACGTCGCCGAGAGCCGGTAGGCCGGGATGCGGTCGTCTGCCCGCAGCAGCCCGAACAGCGCCGAGACGACGGCCAGTCGCGCCACCGCCCGCTCGGCGGCCGCGCCGCGCAGCGACCCGACGTCCAAGGCGTCGTAGAGCACGCCGGTGTAGCGGTGGACGGCCGGCATCGTCGGCGCGGTGCGCAAGGCGGCGTTGCGGTCGATCTCGCCGTCCTGGGAGGGCGAGATGCCGAGGGCCTGCCGACTCGCCGGCCGGTCGGCGGACAGCTCGATCAGCTCGTCGACGAGTTCGCCGCGCAGCGGTTGCAGGCTCGGCGAGCTCAGCGAGTCCAGCGCCAGCGCCGGCCCCTCGCCGCCCGGACGTTTGGTTTCCGACGGAGGCAGCAGGACGATCACGGCAGAGACGGTAGCGCGGTCCGCCGGTCGCCCTGCCGCCAGATCAGACGGCCGGGGCGGGCGGTGGCGGAGCGGGGGCTTCCTGCGCCATCAGCACAACAGGGCCGCCGGGTGGCGGGGGAGGCGGCAGCATCGGATCCGGCGGGGGCGGGGTGCCGTCGGGCAGGTCACGGCCGTGTGGCCGCCGTTCCAGCCGACCACGAGCGCCCCGGGCCGGGTGCCGCACTGGAACCCGCGGGCCAGCAGCTCGTCTTCGATGTTGCCGGTGGTGAACCTGTCTCCGTAGACGGGCCTGCCCGTCGCTGCGTTCGTCACCCACGACATCAGCCCCGAGCAGTCCGTGCCGGCTGGAGAGTCGCCTCCGGTGACACACGGCGTTCCCGACACTTGGTTGACGAGCGTCAGAAGCGTGGCAAGAACAAACATGCGGCGGGACGTTAAAAGAAGGTCTCTAATACGGCCAAAATCTCTGACTGCAGCCACCTTACGTGAATGACCAGGACAGAGGTCACGAAAGATGTTGCCCGGAGCCGTCATTGACGCACAGACTGGACCAGACGGCTAGGTCAGCGAAATCTCTTCTCTACCAATAATTTTCATTCATCGTCTGGCCGCTAGAAGAAGGGGGACCAGCAGCTCCGCGTCGGTGATCGAGCCGTGCTGACCCACCAGTGAGGATTCGACCGGTTCGGCGCTGCGACGCAGCACACCCGCCCCGCCTCGTGCGGCGACCACTACATCACCGATCCGGTAGCGGACCGACTCGGCGACGCGCTCGCCGAACCATCCGGCCGCGATGGCCTCGTCGCCGGTGATGACCCAGGCTCGCTCTCCCAGGACGCCGCGCCACGCGGCGAGCACGTCGTCCCGCGCCCCCTGGCGGGTGTAGACGTGGCGGGCGCGCACCTCGCCCCCGAGCGCCTCCACACCGTCGTGCAACGCCTCGGTGCCGTCGGCGTCGACGACGGCGGACTCCTCGAGGGCGACCATGCCGTGATCGGCGACCACCGCGAGCAAGCCGCCCCGCGGAAGCGTCTCGACGATCGACTCCACGAGCTTGTCGACCTGGCGCAGTTGCAGCCGCCACGCCTTCGACCCCGTTCCGTGCAGGTGGCCCACCAGGTCGAGATCGGCGTGATAGCCGTAGCAGAAGCCGCCGTCGCCGATCGAGGCCGAGATCGTCGCGGCGAGATCGCCGATCGCATGGACCCCGAGGTAGCGGCCTCCCCGCAGCACCGCGCGCGTCAGGCCCGAACCCGCGAACTGCGCGCCGGAGACCACACTGACCGCCACGCCGGCCGACGCCGCCCGCTCGAAGATCGTCGGCCGGG is a window of Mycolicibacterium chubuense NBB4 DNA encoding:
- a CDS encoding glycoside hydrolase family 2 protein; this translates as MVLCAADFPQFARPAPEPSRVELAAGWTLTSARAAGEDGALLSTTGYAPTGWHSIATMPATVLGALQQDGTYRDLYVGTNLRDEVPPDLWRQDWWYRTTFTAPGGHSTYLLEFPGINYRAEVWLNGHRIGGSADLVGMYVAHEIDATRWIRQGEPNVLAVKVTPERALQDVDGVELADSWYDWINWEYLGYRGPPSDHPVTNSYVPDRNAGIFKPVYLQMSEDVSLGPAAVTSELPLPRTDSADLTLYTSVRNHSAKTVHGVVRVIISRPGKPTISIDQRVSVGPGQEREVSFDRAAYPQLSVDEPDLWWPYTMGDPALYDLRVEFRRYNRVDDARRQRFGIREISQHRDADTSHPELGAGGNFYLTVNGKDLLVRGAAYAPDLLFTDDAAREAATLRYAKDLGLNMLRLEGKFPGERLVEEADELGIPLMAGWMCCNQWEKWSQWDAEDNRVARQSLASQIAMLRSHASAFVWANGSDGRPPPAVLDGYHRILTQLHWPNAVVDTVSSMTRDSAGQRLWDGIHMAGPYSWRPPSYWFAGRYAPTRGATAEQGDNEHIPPLASLRRFIPPDKLWPINETWFFHAGANASNSALTTIRRAIDRRYGPSADVEAFTRKAQVAQYESTRAQFEAFAAGGWDSHKMTIYWMLDNHWPSFFGHLFDYYLRPGGAYYGAKKGLRPLSVVFDSYATGNHDHATVAVVNQTPADRRDLQVRVRVYDVQGRLRDDRTAAHVDVASGGTAPALTLPRVATDSPVFFVRCEVRDGAGTLLGDNVYWQSQRRDDVGDPRNDQAFELRAASWADMAALNTMARAPLQVSARRGRDGAVVVRLHNPGRGVAFFERAEILSTPDGDEILPVEYSDNYVTVFGGETVEIRGSALAPGVGAGWVRVSGYNTAPVVVPVR
- a CDS encoding competence/damage-inducible protein A; protein product: MGARAGIVVTGTEVLTGRVADRNGPFLADRLLELGVELGHITLCGDRPADIEAQLRFLAGQGVDLIITSGGLGPTADDMTVETVARFCGRDLVLDAGLETTIGDIVTGLMARFPEVDREAVIAANRKQALVPAGAVILDPVGTAPGVIVPGTPTVVVLPGPPRELQPMWNAAIATDAVQAAIAGRTRYEQQTVRMFGLPESGLADTLRDAERSVAGFDRLEITTCLRRGELEIVTRYEPQDAAIYSELVAVLRDRHPREIFSEDGSLVDDQVAALLAGRRIATAESCTAGLLAARLTERSGSSAYVAGGVVAYANAAKTELLGVDAALIEQHGAVSEPVAESMAASALRRFGADTAVAITGVAGPSGGSEAKPVGTVCFAVALADGASVTRTTQLPGNRSDVRERSTTVAMHLLRRALGGER
- a CDS encoding alpha/beta fold hydrolase, giving the protein MAVEIARPKLEGNVLVGSDRQLGFAEFGDPQGRAIFWLHGTPGARRQIPVEARLYAEKNRIRLIGVDRPGIGSSTPHEYEKVIDFAHDLRTIADTLGIDKMEVIGLSGGGPYTLGCAAAMPDRVVAVGVLGGVAPTRGADAIGGGIMGKVGVPVAPVLEHVGSPLSMVAAGLIRLIKPVAEPALYLYASISPVGDRRLLVRPEFKAMFLDDLLNGSRKQLAAPFADVVVFARDWGFRLDEVKVPVRWWHGDKDHIVPFAHGRHVVGMLPDAELYTLAGESHLGGLGEAESIMTAMTELWDTHDKR
- a CDS encoding amidase, producing the protein MDSSTAFELAGTDAVGQAAMAASGQVSAQELLEAAIVRLEAARDLNAVITDLFDRAGAQAAALDASGVLRNGTAGPLAGVPFLLKDLGASLAGAPEAMGSRALRTHVAEESAWIVERYLGAGLVLFGKTNTPEWGNHCTTEPSLFGPTANPWSPSVTPGGSSGGSAAAVAAGIVPAASGGDGTGSIRVPASCCGLVGLKPRRARTSFAPAAGHGLEGLVNEHALTRTVRDSAALLDAVTGAGVGDPYSAPLPDQPFLDAIATPATPQRILMATGSPFPGPATAPAVVAAVEAAGAALESLGHTVEPGSPAIDAGAVADAIAVLHTVSNVGLHDLARRHLGREPREDEFEPSTWVMVREGFTTTGAQYADAIATVHAQTRRFAAQMTGHDVLLVPTLLTGPPPYGLLDQPRGTTRAFFDVEFATTGWTSLANVTGWAAVSLPLGTTDDGLPVGVQLMAPGETVLLKLAAALESAIPWAGRRPPAWVGG
- the yaaA gene encoding peroxide stress protein YaaA, with protein sequence MIVLLPPSETKRPGGEGPALALDSLSSPSLQPLRGELVDELIELSADRPASRQALGISPSQDGEIDRNAALRTAPTMPAVHRYTGVLYDALDVGSLRGAAAERAVARLAVVSALFGLLRADDRIPAYRLSATSRLPQRPTLAARWRPALEPVLTELAARELVVDLRSGSYAALGKMAGAVTAEVIAEHADGRRTVVSHFNKAHKGRLARALASTRSEPTDAGAVAAVARRAGMRVERRGDHLTVVVPA
- a CDS encoding alkaline phosphatase family protein, with translation MNPPRVDPGLPHLADVAPSVLAAMGVAGFPARIPLPYDVGGACVLLIDGLGAALLDTYAADAPVLAGLRGQTLQVGFPSTTAAGLAAVGTGCRSGEHGLVGMTFRVPDLGVINALRWRPHPWGEDLRDRLPPETVQPRPTIFERAASAGVAVSVVSGAQFAGSGLTRAVLRGGRYLGVHAIGDLAATISASIGDGGFCYGYHADLDLVGHLHGTGSKAWRLQLRQVDKLVESIVETLPRGGLLAVVADHGMVALEESAVVDADGTEALHDGVEALGGEVRARHVYTRQGARDDVLAAWRGVLGERAWVITGDEAIAAGWFGERVAESVRYRIGDVVVAARGGAGVLRRSAEPVESSLVGQHGSITDAELLVPLLLAARR